AGGGCGACGGTAAGCTGCTCGCAGGCTTCGAGAAGGCACTCGAAGGGCAACGGCTGAACATGGTCTATCAGCCGAAGGTTTCCCTGCGGGACGGACATCTCACTCGCGTCGAGGCATTAGTTCGTTGGGACGATCCGGAGTTTGGGCCGGTCGAGCCGTCGCGCTTCGTCCCGCTGGCCGAGCAACACGGCCTGATCGACGACCTTACGCAGTGGGGCCTGCGCACGATCCTCAAGCAGTGGATCGATTGGCGCGAGGAAGGCATCGATACCTGCCTCGCCTTCAACATTTCGGCGCTGAGCCTGCAACATCTTGATTTCCCTGACCTCGTCGAGCGGATGTGCCGCGCGCTCGATGTTCCTACTGACCGGCTGGTGCTCGAACTGACCGAGGGGGCGACCCAGCCGCTGATCAAGCTGATGGACACGCTGACGCGGTTTCGTATCAAGGGCATCGGACTTGCCATCGACGATTTCGGAA
This portion of the Sphingomonas limnosediminicola genome encodes:
- a CDS encoding EAL domain-containing protein, whose product is MRRKGDGKLLAGFEKALEGQRLNMVYQPKVSLRDGHLTRVEALVRWDDPEFGPVEPSRFVPLAEQHGLIDDLTQWGLRTILKQWIDWREEGIDTCLAFNISALSLQHLDFPDLVERMCRALDVPTDRLVLELTEGATQPLIKLMDTLTRFRIKGIGLAIDDFGTGYSSILQLRHLPFTELKIDQAFVADLGRSRDCRLIIQAVVDLAHGLGLSATAEGVETVEQLRLVHELGCDVAQGYLISPPLPPHMLGEWKRDFRKRWPSLVGNDELALWREVELDTLREG